A single Bufo bufo chromosome 6, aBufBuf1.1, whole genome shotgun sequence DNA region contains:
- the LOC121005484 gene encoding homeobox protein zampogna-like gives MSHRSVHPTSFTIRDILNMGCTNCSKDKSSDSEDPVLDELSGKAGIDTEHCCTTETSADLSGAETPSDKMRTHSPDQEGESREDARWYSDQEPQSDGDCPELCAGDKLEDEQRSGKKRTRAAFSHAQVYELERRFSLQRYLSGPERADLAAVLKLTETQIKIWFQNRRYKTKRKLMAKQQAVKSHESQAKQVAVRVLVKDDQRQYCPEDAICPSLLSIYQAYQYYPFIYRLPAWSPHT, from the exons ATGTCGCACAGAAGTGTCCACCCCACATCGTTCACCATCAGGGATATATTAAACATGGGCTGCACTAACTGTAGCAAAGACAAGAGCTCAGACTCCGAGGATCCAGTGCTGGATGAGCTCTCGGGAAAGGCTGGGATCGATACAGAACACTGCTGTACGACCGAAACATCGGCCGACTTATCGGGGGCGGAGACTCCAAGCGATAAGATGCGAACACACAGCCCAGACCAGGAGGGAGAGAGCCGGGAGGACGCCAGGTGGTACAGCGACCAAGAGCCGCAGTCAGACG GAGACTGCCCCGAGCTGTGTGCGGGTGACAAGCTGGAGGACGAGCAGAGGTCCGGGAAGAAGAGGACCCGGGCAGCCTTCTCCCATGCCCAGGTCTATGAGCTGGAGAGGAGGTTCAGTCTGCAGAGATACTTGTCTGGACCTGAGAGGGCTGACCTGGCTGCAGTCCTGAAGCTCACAGAGACCCAGATCAAAATCTGGTTCCAGAACAGGAGATACAAGACGAAGAGGAAGCTGATggccaagcagcaggcagtgaagagccatgagagccaggccaagcaggtggcagtccgggtgctggtgaaggacgaccagagacagtactgcccagaggatgccatctgcccatctctgctgtccatataccaggcctaccagtattaccccttcatataccgcctgccagcctggtcaccccacacctaa